The following coding sequences lie in one Saccharopolyspora hordei genomic window:
- the cbiE gene encoding precorrin-6y C5,15-methyltransferase (decarboxylating) subunit CbiE yields MSVAQEEPELVHVVGIGADGAAGLSRHARTVVNSADVLFGSARQLDLVPDAPGHRVVWPSPLLPALPGLLAEHADRSICVLASGDPMFYGIGATLVTLLGPDRVRVVPHPSSLSLACARMGWPVQDTAVVSLVGRPVELLHTRVQPGNRLLVLSADGSTPRAVAALLRERGFGPSSMTVLSDLGSEQEDRIDATADDWDRPVAPALNVIAVECRAAAGTRPLPTTPGLPDDAFEHDGQLTKREVRAVTLARLAPAPRQLLWDVGAGAGSIAIEWMRSDPSCRAIAIEHREDRSQRIVANASALGVPGLQVVTGAAPRALDGLEQPDAVFVGGGGTAPGALEACWAALRPGGRLVVNAVTLELEALVADWQRRVGGDLVRISVERAAPIGGFTGWRPARPVTQWVVDKR; encoded by the coding sequence GTGAGCGTTGCCCAGGAGGAGCCGGAGCTGGTCCACGTCGTCGGCATCGGCGCCGACGGTGCGGCGGGCCTGTCCCGGCACGCCCGGACCGTCGTGAACTCCGCAGACGTGCTGTTCGGCAGTGCGCGCCAGCTGGACCTGGTCCCGGACGCGCCCGGGCACCGGGTGGTGTGGCCGAGCCCGCTGCTCCCGGCGCTGCCCGGCCTGCTCGCCGAGCACGCCGACCGGTCGATCTGCGTGCTGGCCAGCGGCGACCCGATGTTCTACGGCATCGGCGCCACCCTGGTGACGCTGCTGGGCCCCGACCGGGTGCGGGTCGTCCCGCACCCGTCGTCGCTGTCGCTGGCGTGCGCGCGGATGGGCTGGCCGGTGCAGGACACCGCGGTGGTGAGCCTGGTCGGCAGGCCGGTGGAGCTGTTGCACACCCGCGTCCAGCCGGGGAACCGGCTGCTCGTGCTCAGCGCCGACGGCAGCACCCCGCGCGCGGTCGCGGCGCTGCTGCGCGAGCGCGGGTTCGGGCCGAGCAGCATGACCGTGCTCTCCGACCTCGGCAGCGAGCAGGAGGACCGCATCGACGCGACCGCCGACGACTGGGACCGGCCGGTCGCGCCGGCGTTGAACGTCATCGCCGTCGAGTGCCGGGCGGCCGCCGGGACGCGCCCGCTGCCGACCACGCCGGGGTTGCCGGACGACGCCTTCGAGCACGACGGGCAGCTGACCAAGCGCGAGGTGCGGGCCGTCACGCTCGCCCGGCTGGCGCCCGCGCCCCGGCAGTTGCTGTGGGACGTGGGTGCGGGGGCCGGTAGCATCGCGATCGAGTGGATGCGCAGCGATCCGTCCTGCCGGGCGATCGCGATCGAGCACCGCGAGGACCGCTCGCAGCGCATCGTCGCGAACGCGAGCGCGCTGGGCGTTCCCGGGCTCCAGGTGGTCACCGGAGCCGCGCCGCGCGCGCTGGACGGCCTGGAGCAGCCCGACGCCGTCTTCGTCGGGGGCGGTGGAACAGCACCGGGTGCCTTGGAGGCGTGCTGGGCCGCGCTGCGCCCGGGCGGCCGCCTGGTGGTCAACGCGGTCACGTTGGAATTGGAGGCGTTGGTGGCCGACTGGCAGCGCCGTGTCGGCGGCGACTTGGTCCGGATCTCGGTGGAGCGAGCGGCACCGATCGGTGGCTTCACCGGCTGGCGGCCCGCGCGGCCGGTGACGCAGTGGGTGGTGGACAAGCGATGA
- a CDS encoding pyridoxamine 5'-phosphate oxidase family protein, translated as MSRTLADVGEGFLRFWQERHLSTLTTVRSDGTPHVVPVGVTLDVGTATARVITSGRSHKARQIRKAGPSGAQVAVCQVDGRRWSTLRGVAVVRDDPEAVADAERRYEQRYKKPRENPSRVVIEISVLEVLGNV; from the coding sequence GTGAGCCGCACACTGGCCGACGTGGGTGAGGGATTCCTGCGGTTCTGGCAGGAACGCCACCTGAGCACGCTGACCACGGTGCGCTCCGACGGCACGCCGCACGTGGTGCCGGTCGGGGTGACCCTGGACGTCGGGACGGCGACCGCGCGGGTGATCACCTCCGGCCGGTCGCACAAGGCGCGGCAGATCCGCAAGGCCGGGCCCAGTGGCGCGCAGGTCGCGGTCTGCCAGGTCGACGGGCGGCGCTGGTCCACCCTGCGCGGCGTGGCCGTGGTGCGCGACGACCCCGAGGCGGTGGCCGACGCCGAGCGCCGGTACGAGCAGCGCTACAAGAAGCCGCGGGAGAACCCGTCCCGGGTGGTGATCGAGATCTCCGTGCTGGAGGTCCTCGGCAACGTCTGA
- a CDS encoding DEAD/DEAH box helicase — translation MPLSQSTTPARSSRRPRRRRPQRAPQQPKRSLFDQVGVTAVDPAPFADLGLPDRLVRALADRGMVEAFPIQAATIPDALTGRDVLGRGQTGSGKTLAFGLPLLAMQRGSARPLHPRGLVLVPTRELATQVTDALNPLAKALGLHVRDVVGGTSFTRQVDTLRRGVDVLVATPGRLADHVRQGTCVLSEVERTALDEADQMADMGFLPQVRALLDLVPADGQRLLFSATLDGDVDKLVDRYMTDPVVHSLAPPAASVDSMEHHQFLVTAADKQAVLTRIAAREGRTILFVRTKHHADRTAKKLRAAGVPAGALHGGKAQNARTRVLEEFRSGATTTLVATNVAARGIHVDDVSLVVHAEPPADPKDYLHRAGRTARAGATGTVVTLVTEDQREAFRTMAAQAGVKARTTSVRPGDAALARVTGAREPSGVPLTAPAQPRPRTPERGTGRQGQGSRADGRRGRPRRGGARRAG, via the coding sequence GTGCCACTCAGTCAGTCCACCACGCCCGCGCGCTCGTCCCGCCGACCGCGCCGCCGCCGGCCCCAACGCGCCCCGCAACAGCCGAAGCGCAGCCTGTTCGACCAGGTCGGGGTGACCGCGGTCGACCCGGCGCCGTTCGCCGACCTCGGGTTGCCCGACCGGCTGGTGCGCGCGCTGGCCGACCGCGGGATGGTCGAGGCCTTCCCGATCCAGGCCGCCACCATCCCCGACGCGCTGACCGGCCGCGACGTGCTCGGGCGCGGCCAGACCGGCTCGGGCAAGACGCTGGCGTTCGGGCTGCCGCTGCTGGCGATGCAGCGGGGCAGCGCCCGCCCCCTGCACCCGCGCGGTCTCGTGCTGGTCCCCACCCGCGAGCTGGCCACCCAGGTCACCGACGCGCTCAACCCGCTGGCCAAGGCCCTCGGGCTCCACGTCCGGGACGTCGTCGGCGGCACCTCGTTCACCCGCCAGGTCGACACGCTGCGGCGCGGTGTGGACGTCCTCGTCGCGACGCCCGGCCGGCTGGCCGACCACGTCCGCCAGGGCACCTGCGTGCTGTCCGAAGTGGAGCGCACCGCGCTCGACGAGGCCGACCAGATGGCCGACATGGGCTTCCTGCCGCAGGTGCGCGCCCTGCTCGACCTCGTCCCCGCGGACGGCCAGCGGCTGCTGTTCTCCGCCACCCTCGACGGCGACGTCGACAAGCTGGTCGACCGGTACATGACCGACCCGGTGGTGCACTCGCTGGCACCCCCTGCGGCCAGCGTGGACAGCATGGAGCACCACCAGTTCCTGGTGACCGCGGCGGACAAGCAGGCGGTGCTCACGCGCATCGCCGCCCGCGAGGGCCGCACGATCCTGTTCGTGCGCACCAAGCACCACGCCGACCGCACGGCCAAGAAGCTGCGCGCGGCCGGGGTCCCCGCCGGGGCGCTGCACGGCGGCAAGGCGCAGAACGCCCGCACCCGCGTCCTCGAGGAGTTCCGCAGCGGTGCGACGACGACGCTGGTGGCGACCAACGTCGCAGCCCGCGGCATCCACGTCGACGACGTGAGCCTCGTCGTCCACGCCGAACCCCCGGCCGATCCCAAGGACTACCTGCACCGCGCCGGCCGGACCGCCCGCGCGGGCGCCACGGGCACCGTCGTCACCCTGGTCACCGAGGACCAGCGGGAGGCCTTCCGCACGATGGCCGCGCAGGCCGGGGTCAAGGCCAGGACCACGTCGGTGCGGCCCGGGGACGCCGCACTGGCCCGCGTCACGGGAGCCCGCGAACCCAGCGGTGTCCCGCTCACCGCGCCGGCGCAGCCGCGCCCCCGCACACCGGAGCGCGGGACCGGCCGCCAGGGCCAGGGGTCGCGCGCGGACGGTCGCCGCGGGCGGCCCCGGCGCGGCGGTGCTCGCCGGGCCGGGTGA
- the yaaA gene encoding peroxide stress protein YaaA — translation MLVLLPPSETKSAGGSGAPLDLSALSHPELNPTRERLATALSTLADDVPASLDALGLSERQVEEVRRNAELWDAPTAPALERYTGVLYDALDVPSLSPAERKQADARLAVASALFGIVRGTDAIPAYRLSGGTSLPGIGPLRSVWRPVLEPVLAATDDLVVDLRSGAYAALARIPGAVTVRVLSEDATGKRKVVSHHNKAHKGTLARALAQAPAEPESVDDVLAVASDAGLQVEREGDRALCVVVRA, via the coding sequence GTGCTGGTGCTGCTTCCACCCTCGGAGACCAAGTCGGCCGGTGGCTCGGGTGCGCCGCTCGACCTGAGCGCGCTCTCGCACCCGGAACTGAACCCGACCCGGGAGCGACTCGCCACCGCACTGTCCACATTGGCCGATGACGTGCCTGCGAGCCTGGACGCGCTCGGCCTGTCCGAGCGGCAGGTCGAGGAGGTCCGGCGCAACGCCGAGCTGTGGGACGCGCCCACCGCCCCGGCGCTGGAGCGCTACACCGGGGTGCTCTACGACGCGCTCGACGTGCCGTCGCTGTCCCCGGCCGAGCGCAAGCAGGCCGACGCGCGGCTCGCGGTGGCGTCGGCGCTGTTCGGCATCGTGCGCGGGACGGACGCGATCCCCGCCTACCGGCTCTCCGGCGGCACGTCGCTGCCGGGCATCGGCCCGCTGCGCAGCGTGTGGCGGCCGGTGCTGGAACCTGTCCTGGCCGCGACCGACGACCTCGTGGTCGACCTCCGTTCCGGCGCCTACGCCGCGCTGGCGCGGATCCCCGGCGCCGTGACGGTCCGCGTGCTGTCGGAGGACGCGACGGGCAAGCGCAAGGTGGTCAGCCACCACAACAAGGCGCACAAGGGCACGCTGGCCCGCGCCCTGGCCCAGGCACCCGCGGAGCCGGAGTCGGTGGACGACGTCCTCGCCGTGGCGAGCGACGCCGGGCTCCAGGTGGAACGCGAAGGCGACCGCGCCCTCTGCGTCGTCGTCCGCGCCTGA
- a CDS encoding cytochrome P450: MSASHVRARRSWAAELVLGARLVAQGAATWYFARRGEPLARLLHAPWRNDPYPVHRQLRERGPLVRSRLGTLAATTHALCDAVLRDRRFGVRTSDGSYADPTAAAVDLQLSLLELDPPDHTRLRKLAAPAFRPRRLEGYRGRVEQIADELLDRASERGEFDLVRDFAGPLPIRVICELLGLPPLDAQRLAHHGRVLAGALDGIRSPRHLRQMRASLTELDALFEDLVEQRRADPGDDVVSDLVAALDADELTGSELLQLCDLLLVAGFETTVNLIGNGTLALLRHPDQWARLRAEPDLAAAVVEETLRWDPPVQMTVRIAHEPVELAGRELAVDTPVLVLLASAGRDPAVHPDPDRFDLDRPDRGDHLAFSSGIHYCLGAPLARMEAEIAFRALATRVPGLHRAGTPTHRPTSIIHGLAALPVTTDRPLSPT, encoded by the coding sequence ATGTCCGCTTCGCACGTCCGCGCCCGCCGGAGCTGGGCCGCCGAGCTCGTCCTGGGCGCCCGGCTGGTCGCACAAGGCGCGGCGACCTGGTACTTCGCCCGGCGCGGCGAACCGCTCGCCCGCCTGCTGCACGCGCCGTGGCGGAACGACCCCTACCCGGTCCACCGGCAGCTGCGCGAGCGGGGACCGCTGGTGCGCAGCCGGCTGGGGACACTGGCCGCCACGACGCACGCGCTGTGCGACGCCGTCCTGCGGGACCGCCGGTTCGGCGTGCGCACCAGCGACGGCTCCTACGCCGACCCCACCGCGGCGGCCGTCGACCTGCAGCTGTCGCTGCTGGAGCTGGACCCGCCGGACCACACGCGGCTGCGCAAGCTCGCCGCGCCGGCCTTCCGACCGCGCCGCCTGGAGGGCTACCGGGGACGCGTCGAGCAGATCGCCGACGAGCTGCTGGACCGGGCCTCCGAACGCGGCGAGTTCGACCTGGTGCGGGACTTCGCCGGGCCGCTGCCGATCCGGGTGATCTGCGAGCTGCTGGGGCTGCCGCCGCTGGACGCGCAGCGGCTGGCGCACCACGGCAGGGTGCTGGCCGGGGCGCTGGACGGCATCCGCTCGCCCCGCCACCTGCGGCAGATGCGCGCGTCGCTCACCGAGCTGGACGCGCTGTTCGAGGACCTGGTCGAGCAGCGCCGCGCGGACCCCGGCGACGACGTCGTCAGCGACCTGGTCGCGGCGCTGGACGCCGACGAGCTCACCGGCTCCGAGCTGCTGCAGCTGTGCGACCTGCTGCTGGTGGCCGGGTTCGAGACGACGGTGAACCTCATCGGCAACGGCACGCTCGCGCTGCTGCGGCACCCGGACCAGTGGGCGCGGCTGCGCGCCGAGCCGGACCTGGCCGCGGCGGTGGTCGAGGAGACGCTGCGCTGGGACCCGCCGGTGCAGATGACCGTGCGGATCGCGCACGAACCGGTGGAACTGGCCGGGCGCGAGCTGGCGGTGGACACGCCGGTGCTGGTGCTGCTGGCCTCGGCGGGCCGCGACCCCGCGGTGCACCCGGACCCGGACCGCTTCGACCTCGACCGCCCAGACCGCGGCGACCACCTGGCGTTCTCCTCGGGGATCCACTACTGCCTGGGCGCGCCGCTGGCCCGCATGGAGGCCGAGATCGCCTTCCGCGCCCTCGCCACCCGCGTCCCGGGCCTCCACCGCGCGGGAACCCCCACCCACCGCCCGACGTCGATCATCCACGGCCTCGCCGCCCTCCCGGTCACCACCGACCGCCCCCTCTCCCCCACCTGA
- a CDS encoding proline--tRNA ligase: protein MITRMSTLFLRTLREDPADAEVPSHKLLVRAGYVRRIAPGIYSWLPLGLRVLRKVEQIVREEMDAIGAQEIHFPALLPKEPYEATGRWTEYGPLLFRLKDRKGADYLLGPTHEELFTLTVKGEYSSYKDYPVILYQIQTKYRDEERPRAGILRGREFVMKDSYSFDIDDEGLSRSYQLHRDAYIRIFDRVGLRYVIVSATSGAMGGSASEEFLAESETGEDTFVRSTESDFAANVEAVVTPVPPAEPIEDKPAAQVHHTPGTPTIETLVDFLNANTDRKFTAADTLKNVLVKTRQPGAEEWELLAVGVPGDREVDMKRLEASLAPAEVALLEESDFAANPFLVKGYIGPKALQDNGVRYLVDPRVVPGTAWVTGADKPDHHVVDLVCGRDFTPDGTIEAAEVREGDPSPDGKGTLVSARGIEIGHIFQLGRKYADALGLDALGQDGKPKRITMGSYGIGVSRLVAAIAEQSHDEQGLVWPREVAPADVHVVIAGKDDSVRERGEAIAAELDRAGVQVVLDDRTVSPGVKFADAELLGVPTILVVGKGLTRGVVEVRDRRSGERTEVEVDGAVAHLVDVVRG from the coding sequence GTGATCACGAGGATGTCGACGTTGTTCCTGCGTACGCTGCGCGAGGATCCGGCCGACGCCGAGGTGCCGAGCCACAAGCTGCTCGTCCGCGCCGGCTACGTCCGCCGCATCGCTCCGGGCATCTACTCCTGGCTGCCGCTGGGGCTGCGGGTGCTGCGCAAGGTCGAGCAGATCGTGCGCGAGGAGATGGACGCCATCGGCGCCCAGGAGATCCACTTCCCGGCGCTGCTGCCCAAGGAGCCCTACGAGGCCACCGGCCGCTGGACCGAGTACGGCCCGCTGCTGTTCCGGTTGAAGGACCGCAAGGGCGCCGACTACCTGCTCGGCCCCACCCACGAGGAGCTGTTCACGCTCACCGTCAAGGGCGAGTACAGCTCCTACAAGGACTACCCGGTCATCCTGTACCAGATCCAGACCAAGTACCGGGACGAGGAGCGGCCGCGCGCGGGCATCCTCCGCGGGCGCGAGTTCGTGATGAAGGACTCCTACTCCTTCGACATCGACGACGAGGGCCTCAGCCGCTCCTACCAGCTGCACCGCGACGCCTACATCCGGATCTTCGACCGGGTCGGGCTGCGCTACGTGATCGTCTCGGCGACCTCCGGCGCGATGGGCGGCTCGGCGTCCGAGGAGTTCCTCGCCGAGAGCGAGACCGGCGAGGACACCTTCGTGCGCAGCACCGAGTCGGACTTCGCCGCCAACGTCGAGGCCGTGGTCACCCCGGTGCCGCCCGCCGAGCCGATCGAGGACAAGCCCGCCGCGCAGGTGCACCACACCCCCGGCACGCCGACCATCGAGACGCTGGTCGACTTCCTCAACGCCAACACCGACCGCAAGTTCACCGCGGCCGACACGCTGAAGAACGTGCTGGTCAAGACCCGCCAGCCCGGCGCCGAGGAGTGGGAGCTGCTGGCCGTCGGCGTGCCCGGCGACCGCGAGGTCGACATGAAGCGGCTGGAGGCCTCGCTGGCCCCCGCCGAGGTGGCGCTGCTGGAGGAGTCCGACTTCGCCGCCAACCCGTTCCTGGTCAAGGGCTACATCGGCCCGAAGGCGCTGCAGGACAACGGGGTCCGCTACCTCGTCGACCCGCGGGTGGTCCCCGGCACGGCGTGGGTGACCGGCGCGGACAAGCCCGACCACCACGTGGTGGACCTGGTGTGCGGCCGCGACTTCACCCCGGACGGCACCATCGAGGCCGCCGAGGTCCGCGAGGGCGACCCGTCGCCGGACGGCAAGGGCACCCTGGTCTCCGCGCGCGGCATCGAGATCGGCCACATCTTCCAGCTCGGCCGCAAGTACGCCGACGCGCTGGGCCTGGACGCGCTCGGCCAGGACGGCAAGCCGAAGCGGATCACCATGGGCTCCTACGGCATCGGCGTGTCCCGCCTGGTCGCGGCCATCGCCGAGCAGAGCCACGACGAGCAGGGCCTGGTCTGGCCGCGTGAGGTGGCCCCGGCCGACGTGCACGTGGTCATCGCGGGCAAGGACGACAGCGTCCGGGAGCGCGGCGAGGCGATCGCCGCCGAGCTGGACCGGGCCGGGGTGCAGGTGGTGCTGGACGACCGCACCGTGTCGCCGGGCGTGAAGTTCGCCGACGCCGAGCTGCTCGGCGTGCCGACGATCCTGGTGGTGGGCAAGGGCCTCACCCGGGGCGTCGTCGAGGTCCGCGACCGCCGCTCCGGCGAGCGCACCGAGGTCGAGGTGGACGGCGCCGTCGCGCACCTCGTCGACGTGGTGCGCGGCTGA
- a CDS encoding HAD family hydrolase: protein MGPVTRLVLWDIDSTLINAHGFGPRWYRQALAAVTGRTLQRMPDTAGRTELAITTDVLEHHGVPADEPTIAAMFTALTSAVAETRDELAESGTALPGAAQALAALAQEPGFVQTLVTGNLAEVAFHKLEAFDLHHHVDFEIGGFGGGSVHRHDLISDSVAKAADRCGTPIAPDSVVVVGDTPHDVAGALRFGAVAVGVATGGSAEAELRAAGAHAVLPDLADTGAVLSALSAA, encoded by the coding sequence ATGGGGCCCGTGACGCGACTCGTGCTCTGGGACATCGACTCGACGCTCATCAACGCCCACGGGTTCGGTCCCCGCTGGTACCGCCAGGCGCTCGCCGCGGTCACCGGCCGGACGCTGCAGCGGATGCCGGACACCGCCGGCCGCACCGAGCTGGCGATCACCACCGACGTCCTCGAGCACCACGGCGTGCCCGCCGACGAGCCCACGATCGCCGCCATGTTCACCGCCCTGACCAGCGCCGTCGCCGAGACCCGGGACGAGCTGGCGGAGAGCGGCACCGCGCTGCCCGGGGCGGCGCAGGCGCTGGCGGCGCTGGCGCAGGAGCCCGGGTTCGTGCAGACCCTGGTGACCGGCAACCTCGCCGAGGTCGCCTTCCACAAGCTGGAGGCCTTCGACCTGCACCACCACGTCGACTTCGAGATCGGCGGCTTCGGCGGCGGGTCGGTGCACCGGCACGACCTCATCAGCGACTCCGTCGCCAAGGCCGCGGACCGCTGCGGCACGCCGATCGCCCCCGACTCGGTGGTGGTCGTGGGCGACACCCCGCACGACGTCGCGGGAGCGCTGCGTTTCGGCGCGGTCGCGGTCGGCGTGGCCACCGGCGGCAGCGCCGAGGCCGAGCTCCGCGCCGCGGGCGCCCACGCCGTCCTGCCGGACCTCGCCGACACCGGCGCGGTGCTCAGCGCGCTGTCGGCCGCCTGA
- a CDS encoding YjbQ family protein, with product MHSEEIEVRTGAVEVVHDLSAECERFLRAAGAGDGLLHVWVPHATAGLAIIETGAGSDDDLLAALRDLLPKDDRWRHRHGSHGHGRDHVLPAIVPPYASVPVLGGRMALGTWQSVCLVDTNVDNPVRRVRLSFLPG from the coding sequence ATGCACAGCGAGGAGATCGAGGTCCGCACGGGAGCCGTCGAGGTCGTCCACGACCTGAGCGCCGAGTGCGAGCGGTTCCTGCGCGCCGCGGGAGCCGGGGACGGGCTGCTGCACGTCTGGGTGCCGCACGCGACCGCCGGGCTGGCGATCATCGAGACCGGGGCGGGCAGCGACGACGACCTGCTCGCGGCGCTGCGCGACCTGCTGCCCAAGGACGACCGGTGGCGGCACCGGCACGGCTCGCACGGCCACGGCCGGGACCACGTGCTGCCCGCGATCGTCCCGCCGTACGCGTCGGTCCCGGTGCTGGGCGGCCGGATGGCGCTGGGCACCTGGCAGTCGGTGTGCCTGGTGGACACCAACGTGGACAACCCGGTCCGGCGCGTCCGGCTGAGCTTCCTGCCCGGCTGA
- a CDS encoding aminotransferase class V-fold PLP-dependent enzyme — MREAFGAGFDVPDGYLNTASIGVPPAEVARAVAEAVRRWGSGLDGPEDFEPAVATARAAFARLIGTTADRVAIGTTASQLIGLVAASLPDGARVLVAEGDFTSVLYPFAAQQDRGVQVTAVDLEQVPARAAEHDVVAVSVVQSADGRIADLDALREVAATTSTRVLLDATQAVGWLPLRLDWADWVVSAAYKWLLAPRGAAWLAVHPDAPPLRPSSANWYAADDPWASTYGLPMRLAGDARALDLSPTWFAQVGAAVALEWLAGLDMAEVAAHCAGLADEFRAALGMPPAGSAIVSVQDPGAVAKLTEAGVACAARAGRARLSFHLYNTRADVERAVRALGGTSGVSVS; from the coding sequence GTGCGAGAGGCATTCGGTGCTGGGTTCGACGTCCCGGACGGCTACCTGAACACCGCGAGCATCGGCGTCCCGCCCGCCGAGGTGGCCCGCGCGGTCGCCGAGGCGGTGCGCCGGTGGGGAAGCGGGCTGGACGGTCCCGAGGACTTCGAACCCGCCGTGGCCACCGCCCGCGCGGCCTTCGCCCGGCTGATCGGCACCACCGCGGACCGGGTGGCCATCGGCACCACCGCGTCCCAGCTCATCGGGCTCGTCGCGGCGAGCCTCCCGGACGGGGCACGGGTGCTGGTCGCCGAGGGCGACTTCACCAGCGTGCTCTACCCGTTCGCCGCCCAGCAGGACCGCGGGGTGCAGGTCACCGCGGTGGACCTGGAGCAGGTCCCCGCGCGCGCCGCCGAGCACGACGTGGTCGCGGTCAGCGTGGTGCAGTCCGCCGACGGCCGCATCGCCGACCTGGACGCGCTGCGCGAGGTCGCCGCGACGACCTCGACCCGGGTGCTGCTCGACGCCACCCAGGCGGTCGGCTGGCTGCCGCTGCGCCTGGACTGGGCGGACTGGGTGGTCAGCGCGGCGTACAAGTGGCTGCTGGCACCGCGCGGGGCGGCGTGGCTGGCCGTCCACCCCGACGCGCCGCCGCTGCGCCCCAGCAGCGCGAACTGGTACGCGGCCGACGACCCGTGGGCGAGCACCTACGGGCTGCCGATGCGGCTCGCCGGCGACGCCCGCGCGCTCGACCTCTCGCCGACCTGGTTCGCGCAGGTCGGCGCGGCCGTGGCGCTGGAGTGGCTGGCCGGGCTGGACATGGCCGAGGTCGCGGCGCACTGCGCCGGCCTGGCCGACGAGTTCCGGGCCGCGCTGGGGATGCCGCCCGCCGGGTCGGCGATCGTCTCGGTGCAGGACCCCGGCGCTGTGGCCAAGCTCACCGAGGCCGGGGTGGCCTGCGCGGCCCGAGCCGGTCGGGCACGCCTGTCGTTCCACCTGTACAACACCCGCGCGGACGTCGAGCGGGCGGTGCGAGCGCTGGGGGGAACGTCCGGGGTGTCCGTCTCGTGA
- a CDS encoding DUF4439 domain-containing protein — protein sequence MTELSDEAATALRSALGAEHAAVWVHGFASAYVSEPRVRSAIDDAADQHRRLRDAAEELIRGAGQTPPAAQPAYDPRTQVTDQRSAIDLLITAESDCQVGWRSVLENTDDPGLRRTALDGLTTSATRATRWRLTVGQQPAAEAFPGRP from the coding sequence GTGACCGAGCTCTCGGACGAGGCGGCCACGGCGCTGCGCAGCGCCCTCGGCGCGGAGCACGCGGCGGTGTGGGTGCACGGCTTCGCCAGCGCCTACGTCAGCGAACCCCGGGTGCGCAGCGCGATCGACGACGCGGCGGACCAGCACCGCAGGCTGCGCGACGCGGCGGAGGAGCTGATCCGCGGCGCGGGGCAGACCCCGCCGGCCGCGCAGCCCGCGTACGACCCGCGCACCCAGGTGACCGACCAGCGCTCCGCCATCGACCTGCTGATCACGGCGGAGTCGGACTGCCAGGTCGGCTGGCGCTCGGTGCTGGAGAACACCGACGACCCCGGGCTGCGCCGCACCGCGCTGGACGGGCTCACCACCTCGGCGACCCGCGCCACCCGGTGGCGGCTCACCGTCGGGCAGCAGCCGGCCGCGGAGGCCTTCCCCGGCCGGCCCTGA
- the rimP gene encoding ribosome maturation factor RimP → MSSPPRGEITAQLEPVVAEAVSRMGFDLEELGVQQAGRRRLVKVVIDSDDGVGLDDISGVSREVSKVLDEHEHVLAGSYTLEVTSPGVDRPLTRPRHWRRARYRLVKVRLVGGEKVVARVGAADDDGVTVLVGGDLRRLAYRDVERAVVEVEFQQPPAEDLVKLERAAGGVPPQGDDREDTEESR, encoded by the coding sequence TTGTCCAGCCCGCCGCGTGGTGAGATCACTGCGCAGCTGGAGCCCGTCGTAGCCGAGGCCGTGTCTCGGATGGGCTTCGACCTGGAGGAACTCGGCGTGCAGCAGGCAGGCCGCCGTCGCCTGGTCAAGGTCGTCATCGACTCCGACGACGGGGTCGGGCTCGACGACATCTCCGGCGTCAGCCGGGAGGTCTCGAAGGTGCTGGACGAGCACGAGCACGTCCTTGCCGGGTCCTACACGCTCGAGGTCACCTCGCCGGGCGTGGACCGGCCGCTGACCCGTCCGCGGCACTGGCGCCGAGCCCGCTACCGCCTGGTCAAGGTCCGCCTCGTCGGCGGCGAGAAGGTGGTGGCGCGCGTCGGAGCGGCCGATGATGACGGTGTCACCGTCTTGGTCGGCGGTGACCTGCGCCGACTGGCCTACCGCGACGTGGAGCGCGCGGTGGTCGAGGTGGAATTCCAGCAGCCACCGGCGGAGGATTTGGTCAAGCTGGAGCGTGCTGCGGGCGGCGTTCCCCCACAGGGGGACGACCGGGAAGACACGGAGGAGTCGAGGTGA